One segment of Purpureocillium takamizusanense chromosome 7, complete sequence DNA contains the following:
- a CDS encoding uncharacterized protein (COG:S~TransMembrane:2 (i22-46o52-70i)~EggNog:ENOG502S5TF), with translation MIVFGLSIALLEFQIPPQISRYASFLFSFLGRGIFYIFLGCLILGTHVLQKIAGGIVGIVGIGYVVLEFIPSIEPPSNMREADVAGWGAEQV, from the exons ATGATTGTCTTTGGTCTCTCGATTGCTCTTCTGG AGTTCCAGATTCCGCCTCAGATCTCGCGATACGCCTCGTTtctcttctccttcctcgGCCGAGGCATCT TCTACATCTTCCTCGGCTGCCTTATCCTCGGAACCCACGTCCTACAGAAGATTGCTGGTGGTAttgtcggcatcgtcggcatcggctaCGTTGTCCTCGAGTTCATCCCCTCAATTGAGCCTCCGAGCAACatgcgcgaggccgacgtcgcaggctggggcgccgagcaggtctAG
- the MEF2 gene encoding Ribosome-releasing factor 2, mitochondrial (COG:J~EggNog:ENOG503NV1B): MIAFTLIRCARPAGRCLAAGNRACAALPAAPVTVRLYSQAATQDHPRLEDIRNIGIIAHVDAGKTTTTERMLYYSGVTQRVGDVDSGNTVTDFLELERERGITIQSAAITFHWPRAQDCTPGVQPKTVNLIDTPGHQDFRFEVDRCLPILDGAVCIIDSVKGVEAHTERVWASAHEFMIPRIAYCNKLDREGASFKKSVLEIGTRLKGWPLVCQLPWWEKDEFVGVIDVVSRVGYRWKSERQKIRYAPDELLDALATSNPTLIKELNLARQRLIEGLADVDEAVMDEFLAENTDMPAPFLKQAIRRAIQNGDGRVIPVFAGSSFRHIGVEPLMDAITDYLPNPSERPDVEVRVGSAKHHMEQLLKAKDKKGGRGNVASVAAVFKVSNHPQEGVISFVRVYHGTLMRNAATFNTNLMTQERPMGILQISASKTHDIPELAVGQIGALRGLKHARTGDTLITTTSGKTVAEGFRHMQIRPPEIPPPVAFLQVDPYGNVAAQQLQTALENASREDPSLRWGRNPKTEQFTIQGMGKLHLDVSLYNMRQKHKIDAEFGQIEVDYKECVTAPTQPHHVVFDRPIASKPGKVACTATLEPMEGHHIKDLLEWGVERDGNIFQISIPAPEGEDTLPFDVEEARHQLLNGAIAGLARGPRRASPMNNCLVKVELDMSEGALESPTGGHFSSAARAAVQAVLRDAFDKHQIGVLEPIMLAHITCPEAAAGSVQHDITAGAGGHILEVINRTAESPSALGEVELVDASRIYAPPDPYDSVTSLRGKKSTTRMVEIVAKVPYKEMLDYDDHLRSKTAGRHSMTMSFDSFARVVGHREKGL, encoded by the exons ATGATTGCATTTACGCTCATTCGGTGTGCGCGGCCTGCTGGCAGGTGTCTAGCTGCCGGGAACAGAGCATGTGCGGCGCTGCCGGCCGCTCCCGTGACGGTACGGCTCTACAGCCAAGCCGCCACCCAGGACCACCCCCGCCTCGAGGATATCCGGAACATTGGCATCATTGCACACGTCGACGCA GGCAAAACCACCACAACAGAGCGAATGCTGTACTACAGCGGTGTCACTCAAAGAGTTGGAG ACGTCGACTCCGGAAATACTGTGACCGACTTCCTCGAACTGGAAAGGGAGCGCGGCATTACCATTCagtccgccgccatcacctTTCACTGGCCACGGGCACAAGATTGTACTCCAGGAGTTCAGCCCAAGACCGTCAATCTGATTGACACCCCTGGCCATCAGGACTTTAGGTTCGAGGTCGACAGGTGCCTCCCCATCCTCGACGGTGCGGTTTGCATCATCGACTCTGTCAaaggcgtcgaggcgcacACTGAACGTGTCTGGGCGTCTGCTCACGAGTTCATGATTCCGCGCATCGCTTACTGCAACAAGCTGGACCGTGAAGGCGCCTCATTCAAAAAGTCTGTCCTGGAAATCGGCACGCGACTCAAGGGCTGGCCGCTCGTCTGCCAGCTGCCGTGGTGGGAGAAGGATGAATTCGTGGGCGTCATCGACGTGGTCAGCCGGGTGGGCTACCGCTGGAAGTCGGAAAGGCAAAAGATCCGATATGCTCCGGATGAGCTATTAGACGCTCTCGCCACGTCAAACCCGACGCTCATCAAGGAACTGAACTTGGCAAGACAGCGGTTAATCGAGGGCCTGGCAgacgtcgacgaagccgtcatGGACGAATTTCTCGCGGAGAACACGGACATGCCGGCACCGTTCCTGAAGCAAGCGATCCGAAGAGCAATTCAAAATGGCGATGGGAGGGTCATCCCTGTGTTCGCAGGATCCAGCTTTAGGCATATCGGCGTTGAGCCCTTGATGGACGCTATTACCGACTATTTGCCAAACCCATCCGAGAGGCCCGATGTCGAAGTGCGGGTTGGTTCCGCAAAGCATCACATGGAGCAGTTGCTCAAAGCAAAGGACAAGAAAGGAGGGCGAGGTAACGTTGCttccgtcgctgccgtcttCAAGGTCTCCAACCACCCCCAGGAGGGTGTCATCAGCTTCGTGCGCGTATATCACGGCACTCTGATGCGCAATGCGGCCACTTTCAACACCAACCTGATGACCCAGGAGCGACCTATGGGCATCCTGCAGATCTCGGCATCCAAGACGCACGATATCCCGGAGCTTGCTGTGGGCCAGATTGGAGCGCTGCGAGGCCTGAAGCATGCACGGACAGGAGACACACTGATCACAACGACAAGCGGCAAGACGGTTGCCGAGGGCTTCCGCCACATGCAGATCCGACCGCCAGAGATCCCCCCGCCTGTCGCGTTCCTGCAAGTCGATCCCTACGGGAATGTTGCCGCGCAACAGCTCCAGACAGCTCTGGAGAATGCGTCTCGGGAGGACCCGAGCTTGCGGTGGGGTCGCAACCCCAAGACAGAGCAGTTCACGATACAAGGCATGGGCAAACTCCACCTGGACGTCTCTTTGTATAACATGCGGCAAAAGCACAAGATTGATGCCGAGTTTGGTCAGATCGAGGTGGACTACAAGGAATGCGTAACAGCTCCCACGCAACCGCACCATGTAGTGTTCGATCGGCCAATTGCTAGCAAGCCCGGCAAGGTAGCCTGCACGGCAACGCTGGAACCCATGGAAGGCCATCACATCAAAGACCTGCTGGAGTGGGGTGTCGAGAGAGACGGCAACATCTTCCAGATCAGCATTCCTGCACCCGAGGGCGAAGACACTCTTCCGTTTGATGTGGAAGAGGCGAGGCACCAGCTTTTGAACGGGGCCATCGCAGGGCTCGCCAGGGGTCCCCGTCGGGCATCTCCAATGAATAATTGTctcgtcaaggtcgagcTTGACATGTCCGAGGGCGCGCTGGAAAGCCCTACGGGTGGTCACTTCAGTAGCGCTGCGAGGGCAGCCGTGCAGGCCGTCCTACGAGATGCGTTCGACAAGCACCAGAttggcgtcctcgagcccATCATGCTCGCGCACATCACCTGTcccgaggcagcagcaggcagcgTGCAGCACGACATTacggccggcgccggtggcCACATACTAGAGGTCATAAATCGGACAGCCGAGTCGCCGTCTGCGTTGGGCGAAGTCGAGCTAGTCGATGCGTCTAGGATTTACGCACCTCCGGACCCCTACGATTCGGTGACGTCGCTACGGGGCAAGAAATCAACGACGCGGATGGTGGAGATCGTGGCCAAGGTGCCGTACAAGGAGATGCTCGACTACGACGACCACTTGCGCAGCAAGACTGCCGGACGGCACTCAATGACGATGTCCTTTGACTCGTTTGCCAGAGTCGTCGGGCACCGAGAAAAGGGGCTTTGA
- a CDS encoding uncharacterized protein (TransMembrane:1 (n6-17c24/25o450-467i)~EggNog:ENOG503NVKV~COG:S~CAZy:GH132~SECRETED:SignalP(1-24~SECRETED:cutsite=VEA-SS~SECRETED:prob=0.8042)) encodes MKLSSLQALLASATIALSGTGVEASSAHQRLHQLDRKVSHLGGHGHAHAHFQSENESVKKRAGTCSFFQHESVLAVTPSGMNAGWGIPSDRECTCGSYCPYVCKSPLLLAQWKPGTTYKPAESMLGGLFCDKSGELSKPFPDRPYCVRGVESVKVINKCKSQLSWCQTMLPGDESMIIPTLIKTESLIAVPDEKYWASTAAHYYINPPGTGEEDCKWGDDKEPIGNWAPFVAGANAAGGKTYVKLGWNPKWEEQPKFKASGPGFGLRVECPDGGCNGLPCEIDPSSGSGKVGSKLAATGAGGSDFCVVTVEEGKMAHIVMFDGSGGPKPSSPKQETSTSAPPPPPPPKETSTTVQPTTSTSSPPPMTPSSSVAATTNSTSSEVYTTPESTATSTKKELPTLVPGIFHENTTTSTGSNLNITSTVSGPSTTSSDEPPKTHHTVNEAGRQQGSAAVAGLVVAFIAAAVLF; translated from the exons ATGAAGCTGTCTTCTTTGCAGGCCCTTCTGGCATCGGCCACAATAGCGCTCTCTGGCACGGGTGTCGAAGCTAGTAGCGCGCATCAGAGGCTGCATCAGCTCGACCGCAAAGTCTCGCATCTGGGCGGCCATGGTCACGCGCACGCGCATTTCCAATCCGAAAACGAATCCGTCAAGAAGCGAGCAGGAACTTGCAGCTTCTTCCAGCACGAAAGCGTTCTTGCCGTCACACCTAGTGGCATGAACGCTGGCTGGGGCATCCCCAGCGACCGGGAATGCACGTGTGGCAGTTACTGTCCCTATGTCTGCAAATCTCCGTTGCTTCTGGCTCAGTGGAAGCCAGGCACGACGTACAAGCCTGCCGAGTCCATG TTGGGCGGACTGTTCTGCGACAAGAGTGGCGAGCTCTCGAAGCCGTTTCCCGATAGGCCGTATTGTGTTCGGGGCGTTGAGTCTGTCAAGGTCATCAACAAGTGCAAGAGCCAACTGTCCTGGTGCCAGACTATGCTGCCCGGAGACGAGTCCATGATCATCCCCACGCTTATCAAGACGGAATCGCTTATCGCCGTCCCGGATGAAAAGTATTGGGCCAGCACAGCTGCTCA CTACTACATCAACCCCCCCGGCACTGGTGAAGAGGATTGCAAGTGGGGTGATGACAAGGAGCCTATTGGAAACTGGGCTCCTTTCGTTGCCGGCGCGAAcgcagcgggcggcaagacgtATGTCAAGCTGGGCTGGAACCCCAAGTGGGAAGAGCAACCCAAGTTCAAGGCCTCGGGACCCGGCTTTGGCCTGAGAGTCGAGtgccccgacggcggctgcaaCGGCCTGCCATGTGAGATCGATCCTTCATCCGGCAGTGGCAAAGTCGGGAGTAAGCTTGCGGCGaccggcgctggcggctcTGATTTCTGCGTCGTgaccgtcgaggagggcaagaTGGCACATATCGTCATGTTTGATGGCTCTGGTGGCCCCAAGCCCTCCTCACCCAAGCAGGAAACCTCCACatcggctcctcctcctcctccgccaccaAAGGAAACGTCTACCACGGTGCAGCCCACCACTTCTACCTCCTCGCCCCCACCGATGACCCCTTCAAGCTCGGTGGCCGCCACAACGAATAGCACCTCTTCCGAGGTGTACACGACCCCTGAGTCCACCGCTACGTCTACCAAGAAGGAGCTGCCAACGCTGGTGCCCGGTATCTTCCACGAAAACACCACCACGTCGACTGGCTCCAACCTGAATATCACCAGTACAGTCTCGggcccctcgacgacgtcctcggaCGAACCGCCCAAGACTCACCACACAGTGAACGAGGCTGGTCGGCAGCAGGGCAGCGCCGCTGTGGCCGGCTTGGTTGTGGCGTTCATCGCGGCAGCCGTCCTCTTTTAG